GCCTTTAATTGAGAATTCTATTATTCACGGTGTGAAGCATATGGGGGAGGACGGCGAGATTGTGATTCGCGCTGCCTCGGATGAAGATAATCTATTTATATTCATAGAAGATAACGGGTACAAGTCAGTAGATTATGAGATGATTAATCGCTTGCTTGACGAAGAGAATCCGGACCCGACGTTCGGTTACGGTATACGTAACATCCACCAGCGAATCAGATTGCATTTTGGAGCCAATTATGGACTTCAATATTCGAAGCGCGAGGAAGGCGGGACCCGGGTTACGCTAAAGCTTCCAAAGTCCGTGCGAGAACAGCCATAGCACAGGTAAGTGTTCCAAAAGCCCAGTTTTCAGCACCGAAGCTTATGCTTACGATGTGCGTTTTTTCAAAACGCTTCAGTTGGATGAAGCTAGGGCGTGAGGAGCGGAGCGTACGTAGTTTGTACGTGAGCACTTGAGATGTTCCCCTAGGGAACATGACTTCGTAAGCATCCGCTTGGGCCCGGGTGAATTCAAGATTCGATGTCGAGAACGCTTCCTGATTAACTTCGTGATCAAAAGTGGACTCAGAAAGCTACAGGGGGAGAAGAGAATGTACAAAATACTAGTCGTTGACGATGAACCATTAATCTGCAAGGGGCTGGCTGGACTTCTGAACGGTTCCGGCATCGATATCGGGGCGGTGTATACCGCCTACAGCGGACATGAAGCTCTCGACTACATTCGTATGGAGGAGATCGATCTGCTTGTCACCGATATCCAGATGGGGGAGATGAGCGGGATCGAATTGATGCAGCAGGCCAAGATGGTCAAGCCGTGGGTGCAGACGATTATCATCTCTGCCCATGAGACATTCCAATATGCGCAGATGGCTTTGCGACTTGGGGCCAAGGATTATTTGATCAAGCCGCTGAATAGCGAGAATTTCTTGGATTCCGTCCGTAATGCTCTGTTGAAGATGGAGCGGCCTGTCGCGCAAATCGATGAGTTTTTGTCCGCGGATACGGATCATTTTCGAATGGAGGAATTTCGTCCAGAGCAGAATGAGCTTCTACAGCGTCTATTGAACGGAACGGTCTCTTTGCAAGAGGGTATTTTGGAGGAATTAAGATTAGTGGGCCCTTATTTCTCCGTGATCAGAATGAAGCTTGATATTCCGCGGGAGGGGGAGGCCTCCTATTCGGAGCGGGATATCCGTCTACTACACTATGCTGCACGGAACGTGGCTGAAGAGCTGTTACATAAAGAAGAGAAAATATTGACTTGCTATTCTGGTGAACGAGATATCTGTATTCTACTGCAGTGGAACGAGACAGAGTATGATGAGCTGGATATAAATAAAATCAACCATCTCGAAATGATCGGGCGAAGTTTGCATCATCATGTGCAGAAGTACTTAAATATTCCGGCCATCATCGGAATTAGCCAGATTCTGAAGGGCGCGGAATTTCTGTCTGTGCTGGATCGTCAAGCGGATAAGGCGATTGTGTGGGGCGGGAAGCATGGGGATTACCAGGTGTTCTATTACGGTGACTTCAATTGGAGCAATTATGCTCAGGACCCTACCGCTGAAGAGCTTACGACACAGAATAACCGGATTGTTGATAGTGCCAAGCAATATATCGAAGACAATTACAGCCAGAAAGGATTGACGATCCACGAGGTCGCGAAGAAGAATCATGTCAGCCCTAATTATCTTAGCTTCCTGTTCAAGAAGAACACCGGCTACAATCTGTGGGAGTATGTGATCAAACTGAGGATGGAAGAGAGCAAGTCCCTGTTGCTCAATACTGATCTACGTCGTTATGAGATCGCTGAACGCGTCGGTTACGAATCTCCCGAACATTTCAGTAAAATATTTAAGAAGTATTTCGGTCTTAGTCCCAGTGAGCTGAAGAAGTAAGAACAGCTATACTTCGCATAGTATTACACCTGTTCCCGAGCCCCATGATTTTCTAAAATGAAAGCTGGACACTAAAGAGAAA
The window above is part of the Paenibacillus lutimineralis genome. Proteins encoded here:
- a CDS encoding response regulator, with product MYKILVVDDEPLICKGLAGLLNGSGIDIGAVYTAYSGHEALDYIRMEEIDLLVTDIQMGEMSGIELMQQAKMVKPWVQTIIISAHETFQYAQMALRLGAKDYLIKPLNSENFLDSVRNALLKMERPVAQIDEFLSADTDHFRMEEFRPEQNELLQRLLNGTVSLQEGILEELRLVGPYFSVIRMKLDIPREGEASYSERDIRLLHYAARNVAEELLHKEEKILTCYSGERDICILLQWNETEYDELDINKINHLEMIGRSLHHHVQKYLNIPAIIGISQILKGAEFLSVLDRQADKAIVWGGKHGDYQVFYYGDFNWSNYAQDPTAEELTTQNNRIVDSAKQYIEDNYSQKGLTIHEVAKKNHVSPNYLSFLFKKNTGYNLWEYVIKLRMEESKSLLLNTDLRRYEIAERVGYESPEHFSKIFKKYFGLSPSELKK